From Lolium perenne isolate Kyuss_39 chromosome 5, Kyuss_2.0, whole genome shotgun sequence, a single genomic window includes:
- the LOC127299565 gene encoding uncharacterized protein, whose protein sequence is MAATGVAPLVTLVFFLPVRLLSLAFGLCIPTFPSGARAHRVRSAAAALTMAALLTVICAVPDAESSFASEAEALRSEIGELRLKLARLESILEKNTKNLRSKPFSLEGDNKLIEAMEHDTQILMNEEESSEKFQSKFYSERNIYMMEDELQVLQQEVRKINEIAYSIESLAIDAEKRVEFLGSEVKKIDNIIAEQWIQIRQFEQAFVLTKTMTSQVYARRLSENPYKLSSKEIVLKYVRNVDLHRMFLAVALHSRISVSYTYKHCRNFVEAMNGCYHKASRFHKAIRHQSSADVERLNVFFLGGSISRSCISLPYKQFRISILSAQKFHHKVQMHVEGAMRSNRYSRSLASELITSWLAYLIVISPIWISWILFSSRFC, encoded by the exons ATGGCCGCCACCGGGGTTGCCCCCCTTGTCACCTTGGTGTTCTTCCTCCCCGTCCGCCTGCTCTCCCTCGCGTTCGGCCTCTGCATCCCCACCTTCCCATCCGGCGCCAGGGCTCACCGCGTCCGCTCCGCCGCGGCGGCGTTGACCATGGCGGCGCTTCTCACCGTCATATGCGCCGTACCCGATGCAGAATCCAGCTTCGCTTCCGAAGCCGAGGCCCTCCGGTCGGAGATCGGCGAGCTCAGGCTCAAGCTCGCGCGTTTGG AATCTATTTTGGAGAAAAACACAAAGAACTTGAGGAGTAAACCTTTCAGTTTGGAAGGAGACAACAAACTCATAGAAGCAATGGAACATGACACCCAGATTCTAATGAATGAAGAAGAGAGTTCCGAG AAATTCCAAAGCAAATTCTACTCCGAAAGAAACATTTATATGATGGAAGATGAG TTGCAAGTCCTGCAGCAAGAGGTCAGAAAGATAAACGAAATTGCATACAGCATAGAATCACTGGCAATTGATGCCGAGAAAAGGGTAGAGTTCCTGGGATCAGAAGTGAAAAAG ATTGACAATATAATTGCAGAGCAATGGATCCAAATTCGGCAATTTGAACAAGCATTTGTGTTAACTAAG ACGATGACTTCACAAGTTTATGCAAGGAGGTTATCTGAGAATCCCTACAAGTTGTCATCAAAAGAGATAGTTCTCAAG TATGTCAGGAATGTTGATCTACACAGAATGTTTCTTGCCGTGGCATTGCACTCAAGGATCTCTGTTTCTTATACTTATAAACATTGCAGAAATTTTGTTGAAGCAATGAACGGATGCTACCATAAG GCTTCCCGGTTCCACAAAGCGATACGGCACCAGTCCTCTGCTGATGTTGAGAGGCTTAATGTCTTCTTCTTGGGTGGATCCATCTCAAGATCATGCATTTCTCTTCCTTATAAGCAATTCAGGATTTCCATTTTATCAGCACAAAAATTTCACCATAAG GTCCAAATGCATGTCGAAGGTGCAATGCGATCCAACAGATATAGTAGAAGTTTAGCAAGTGAGCTGATCACATCCTGGTTG GCTTATCTCATCGTTATATCTCCAATCTGGATTTCATGGATCCTCTTTTCGTCGCGATTTTGCTAA